The genomic stretch TTGTGGTGATAAGTGATTTTTATGTAATTAATGGCACTAAGCTTTCTATTAGGTGGGTACATGGACTTTTATTTTTTCGTTAATTTATTTCTTAATGCGCTATCCCAATATTGGTTTGTACTTATTTTTGTATTAGTCGTCAATCTATTCCGCCTACCTGTAGTTAAAGGTATGATCGGAGAGTGGTACGTCAATCTAAAGCTAACGCGTGCTCTTGAGCGCCAACAATATCAATTATTCAAAAATGTCACTTTACCAACTTCCAATGGAACGACTCAAATAGACCATATTTTACTGTCCCCCTTTGGTATATTTGTTATTGAAACGAAAAATATGCAAGGTTGGATATTTGGCTCTGAACGACAGACTAAATGGACACAGCAGATCTATAAGCATAAATCATCATTTCAAAATCCCTTAAGGCAGAACTACAAACATACTGAGACATTACGTGACCTATTGGCACTGCCGCTAGAGTCCGTACATTCGGTGGTTGTTTTTACTGCTAGAGCTAAATTTAAAACGGATATGCCTGTCAATGTCGGCTATGTGAATGATGCAATAAGCTTTATTCAAAGTCATCAGCAAGTCTGTTTCAGTGAGCTGCAGATGATGGAACTTGCTCACCAGTTATCGGCTAAGAAATTACAAGCTGGGTTAAAGACCCATTTACAGCACGTAAAACATGTGAGAGAAATAGTCGAATATAAACAACAGAGTCATCAAATTAAAGATAAAGCAGTGGTGAAACGAATTTGTCCACGCTGTGATAGCGGATTAGTTGCAAGAAAGAACCGTAAAACGGGCGAGGATTTTATTGGCTGTAGTAGTTATCCGAAATGCAGATATATCGGAAATTGAACATGTTACGTTAACAGTAAAGCGAACTACCTATATATATTTAGAATACTGATTATGCTAATCTATCTCGGTCTTCACGTGTTCAAATCTGAGGTTAAGATTAGCTATGCACGCCAACTTCTATGACGCTAATGCGCAACAATTAGCAGATCAATACTTATCAAAATCCTTTGTGGAAGTACATGCCGCATGGGCTGAATTCTTACCTGCCATTTTAAATAAATCTAATGCCCGAATTCTTGATTTGGGTGCAGGGGCAGGGCGTGACAGTAAATACCTCGCAGAACAAGGCGAAGCCAACGACATCAGTATTGTCGCTGTTGAACCTGCCAAGCTATTAGCCGAAATAGGCCAGCAACAAACTCAAGGCTTGAATGTAAAGTGGGTGGAAGATTCATTACCTGCGCTAGATGTTGTTAGTCGCCAAGAAGTGAGCTTCGATTTAATCTTGCTCAGTGCTGTGTGGATGCATATACCTAAAAGCGACCGTCCTCGCGCTATTCGCAAATTAGCCAATCTCCTTAAACCCGGTGCAAAATTAGTTATTTCTCTGCGTCATGGCCCTAGTGGTGATGAACGTAAAATGCATGATGTCAGTACCGAAGAGTTAGAGTTATTGGCTAAGACTGTAGGTTTGT from Moritella marina ATCC 15381 encodes the following:
- a CDS encoding nuclease-related domain-containing protein, coding for MDFYFFVNLFLNALSQYWFVLIFVLVVNLFRLPVVKGMIGEWYVNLKLTRALERQQYQLFKNVTLPTSNGTTQIDHILLSPFGIFVIETKNMQGWIFGSERQTKWTQQIYKHKSSFQNPLRQNYKHTETLRDLLALPLESVHSVVVFTARAKFKTDMPVNVGYVNDAISFIQSHQQVCFSELQMMELAHQLSAKKLQAGLKTHLQHVKHVREIVEYKQQSHQIKDKAVVKRICPRCDSGLVARKNRKTGEDFIGCSSYPKCRYIGN